TGAAGAAAGTATGCACTACGCTTTTTTCGAGACTATAGTCATAGGGATGTTTATACTTGCAAATGACAGTATAACAAAAAAGGCAACGGTGGATAGAGAGTCTTCGCGTGCATTATACTACTCATTGTGGTTGGTCTTTATAACTACCATGGTTCCATTACGGATAGGGGTCTATTGCGGTATTATTGACAATGCAAGTGCTTTCGTCTTTAAGATCGTGCCGTGAGTAAATCGGTTTGTCGCCACCCCGCTTTTATAGGGGGTGGCGATTTTTTTATTTCCATTTTCTACTCCCTATTCGTAAGCGAGCGAGACTTGTGATTTTTGAGCATTACATGCTTTAATCTATTTCATGAGCGAGCGAGTATTCCGATTTTGTTGTGTCCGCAGGCGAGCTTGCATGGTGCGATGTGGTGTAATTTTGCGAGAAGTAATCTTCGAGCAAAAGTATACCACATCGCAAGCCGCCGAGGATTAGGAAATTTTTCGGCTGGGGAAAATTTCTGCACAACAAAATTGGGATACGAGCGAGCTATTTGTGTCAAACCCCTTTCCGTATTATAATGCCCTTTACATGAAAAAATTCGTCAAAGAAACCCTCGGCGTGGTAATCCTATCCGTAATAATCGTTCTCCCCGTCCGCATATTCATAGCCCAGCCATTTATCGTTTCTGGAGCATCTATGGATAATTCTTTTGCCGGCGGTAACTATTTAATAATAGATGAGCTTTCATATAGATTTGAAGCCCCAAAAAGGGGTGATGTTATTGTTTTTAAAGTGCCAGAAGAAGCCCTCGTACTTTCTCACTATGCATTAGACAAGACTGTATTTTTTATCAAAAGAGTTATCGGCCTTCCGGGTGAGACAATAGAAATAGATGGCGATAAAGTTACAATCTTTAATACAGAAAATCCAAAAGGTCTTGTACTTAGTGAGCCTTACGTTTATATAGACAAGCTCTCCCCTTACTACACGGTTGTAAATAAAAAAATCACCCTTGGTGCAGACGAATATTTTGTTATGGGAGACAATCGCCACAACAGCTCCGATTCAAGATTCTGGGGTACACTGAAAAAGGAAAATATAAAAGGCCGAGCATTTGTCCGTCTTTTCCCTTTCACACAGATATCACTTTTCCCAGGAGAATATAATCAATATTAATATGACAAAACAGAAAAAAACGAGAAGGGTGGCTGAATCAAAATTTATAAACTTTACACCAATAGACAAAGCTGTTGAAGCTGCGATTTATTATGGCTTTACACCGACAAAACACCCTAAGGCAAATAAAGAAGATCTTGTAAGGATTTCTGCATTAAAAGAAAGTTGGGCCAAAAGCTGCGCCGAAATGCCTTGGGTTTTCTCTACAGAATTTGCTGAAGAAAGAGCTGCGTTTTTGAGAGAATATTTTGAACAAAGCATGAATATACTCCCCCAGCCAGTAATGCTCGTCTATGAAAGCGAAACAGGAAAAGAAAGAGGGAAAAATTCTTTCAATCTTGAAGTTGTAGGTACACCAAAGAGTATTGCCGAAGCCCTTCTTATAAAAACAGCTGTAGCCATACTCGAAGATAATGGCTATAAGAATCTTTCAATAGAAATCAATAGTATTGGTGACAAAGAATCTTTAAATAAATTTGCAAGAGAGCTTACAAACTACTACAAGAAAAATATAAATGAGCTCTCTCCTCATTGCAGGCAAAATTTTAAGAAAGATGCCTTTTATGTTCTCAATTGTGATAAGTGTGAGTGTACAAAGTTAAAAGAAGGGGCACCCACTTCTGTGGGATGTCTTTCTGATGAGAGCCGGGTACAATTTAAAGAAGTCTTTGAATATATTGAGACAATGGGAATACCTTTTAAGATAAATAACTGCCTTGTACCAGATAGAAAGTATTGTTCACAGACTATCTTTGAAATTAAAGATAATGAAAGTGAAGATGCCCTAGCTATCGGCTTTAGATACGACGGGCTTGCACAGAAAATCGGTCACAAGAAAGATTTACCTGGAGTTGGATTAAAAGTCTTCCTTAAGAAAAAGTCTACTATTAAAAAAGTCTCAAAACTTAATAAACCCACTGCTTTCTATGTGCAACTTGGCGATGATGCAAAACATAAAAGTTTGGAAGTAATAGAGGCTCTTAGAAAAGAAAAAATATTTATTTATCATATGCTTGGAAGGGATAAATTTGGTAGCCAGTTTGCACTTGTAGAAAAGTCTAAGGTCCCTTATGTGATTATTATGGGCAAAAAAGAATCGCTGGAAAACTCCGTGATGATAAGAGAAAATGCCACGAGAACACAAGAGACCATCAAAATAAGTGATTTAGCAAAGTATTTGAAGAAACTTAAGGCCTAAAAGCTCGCTCATATCACTATTTTCCTGTGCAGAAATTTTCCCCAGCCGAAAAATTTCCTAACTCCTTACAGGAGCAGTACACCTTTCACATTTTGAGTACAAAACGTTCAAGGTCTTTTATTTGGGTCCCTTACCCAAATCTCAACTCGGCGGCTTGCGCTGTGGTATACTTTTGCTCGTGAATACACTTCGCAAAATTACACCACATCGCACCGCACAAGCTCGCCTGCGGACACAGGAAAATAGTAATATTCGCTCGCTTATCGCTTGCATTCTTCTATGTAAAGTGTTATCATCTCCCCCTGTATGGCAACAAACATCGAAGTAGAAAAAAATAGTAGTGAAAGCAATGCAAGTCTTCTCAGAAGATTTACTAAAAAAGTGCAAGGTTCTGGAGTATTACCAAGAGTAAGATCTATTAGGTATTCTGGCAGAAAGCTCTCTCATTACAAGACCAAAATAAAAACATTGGAGGGTTTGAAGAGAAGAGCAGACAGAGTAGAACAGATCAAACTAGGAAAAATCCAAGAAAATCCAGGAAGATCAAGATAATGAAAAAAGACGGTAATTTCATAATAATAAACAAGACGAAAGGCAAGCTCCCAAGCTTGCCATTTCTCAATATGAAAAATTACGTCTTGGGGGAAGACTACTCCCTCTCGCTTGTAATAGTCGGCAAAAAGAAGATCAGAGATTTAAATAAAAAATATCGCGGTATAGATTCATCCACAGATATTTTAAGTTTCCCGCTTGAAAAGAAACTTGGAGAAATATTTATTTGCCAAGACATTGCCAGAGAGAAGGCTCCATTGTTTGAAAGAGAATATAATAATTTCTTATCATATTTATTTATACATGGGCTAGTTCATTTGTTGGGATATGACCACGGCATAAAGATGGAAGAGGTAGAAATAGTAAACAGAAAGCATTTTCAAATTTAAAAATATTTTGTTATAATTTGGCTATAATTTATCATTAGCCAATGTCACAAAGAATATCAGTAGGAATAGATATCGGAACATACCAAATAAAAGTGGTTGTCGCTGAGGATGTAAAGAATGAAAATGGCATTACAAGTGCACGTGTTATCGGTAGTGGCTATATTGAATCAAAGGGTTTAAGACACGGATATATACTCAACACCCCTGATGTGGCAAGAAGTTTAAAAATCGCAATAACTCAGGCTGAAAGAACCTCTAAAATAAGAATCAAAAGAGCATACGTCTCAATAGGTGGAATTGGTATTTCTGGGATTATGTCAAAGGGTTCTGTTATGATCTCAAAAGCTGATTCGGAAATAACAGACCTTGATGTTAGAAATGTCTTAGCTGTTGCGGAAGAAGAATTATCACAAAATTCTTTGATGAATAAAAAGATTGTTCATGCAATTCCTGTTTCATATAAAATAGACGGCCAAGTAGTAATCGGCAGGCCAGCAGGGATGCGTGGTACAAAGCTAGAAGTAAAAGCTCTTTTTGTAACGTGCCTTGAACAACATTTGAATGATCTAATAAAAGCCGTGGAAGAAGCAGGTGTAGAAGTACTAGACGTTATGGCCTCCCCACTTGCTGCAAGTATTGTAAGTCTTACAAAAGTACAAAAAATAGCCGGGTGTGTATTGGCAAATATCGGTTCAGAAACAGTTTCTATAGTTGTATTTGAAAACAACACTCCAATATCACTTGAGGTCTTCCCTATTGGTAGTACCGATATTACAAACGATATTGCTCTTGGATTCAAAATTCCAATAGATGAAGCAGAACATGTGAAAATGGGCTCTGTTCTTTCTGATAGCCAGTATCCGAGAAAAAAACTTGAAGAAATCATTCTCGCCCGACTTTCAGATATTTTTGATCTTGTAGAAGTACATCTAAAAAAGATAGGCAGAAGCGGTCTCTTACCAGCTGGTATTGTACTTACTGGCGGAGGAGCTAGCCTTTCTACAATAGAAGAAATAGCAAAAGACTCTCTTAAACTTCCGTCAAAAGTTGCTTCGATCAATTTTATTTCAAATATTAAAAATAGTCAGCTCAGCGATTCTTCTTGGTCTGTTGCCTATGGGCTTGCCGTCTGGGGTATTAGTAACAGTAGTGATATTCCAACAGGTATTCGCCTTCCGAGAAACACTATAAAAAAGATGACGGATTGGTTTGGACAATTCTTACCATAACATAAAACTCTTTTGTGAAGAAAAACTAAAAAGACGGGGTTTTTGCTTCGCAAAAACCCCGTCTTTTTCTGTGTCCTGCAGATATAAACCAGTCACGCTATCCACATGAAGTCAACTTTCCTTTTTATGGTGTCTTTTGGTATGATTACTTCAAGTTAATTTTGAGTTGTTTATTAGTTAAATTTTAATTGCTGGACGCGAAAAAGCCGTCGTGGTCATTTGATTTTATTCAAACGACAGACAGTAGGTAGCTAACAGCCAGAAAGAATATGCCACAAATAAAACCAGAGGTTGAGACATTTGCAAGAATAAAAGTTCTTGGGGTTGGAGGCTCAGGAAAAAATGCCGTGAATCACATGATAAGTTCCAAAGTAAAAGGGATAGAATTTATCGTAATCAATACAGACGCACAAGATTTACATCACTCACTCGCATCAAAGAAAATCCATATTGGAAAAAATCTTACAAAAGGTCTCGGCGCAGGTATGAATCCTGAGATCGGAAAAAGGGCTGCTGAAGAAACAAGAGAAGAAATACAGGAAGCCATCAAAGGTGCAGATATGGTCTTTGTCTCTTGTGGTAAGGGTGGTGGCACAGGTTCTGGGGCGACTCCGGTTATAGCAAAAATAGCAAAAGAAATGGGTATTCTCACTGTTGGTGTTGTTACAAAACCATTTTCTTTTGAAGGGACGGTAAGAAACAGAATCGCCGAGCAAGCCATTGAAGAACTTAGAAAAAATGTTGATGCTTTGATTACAATTCCTAATGACAGACTTTTAGCTACGGTATCAAGAGAAACAACAGCAAAATCCGCCTTCGGTATGTGTGATGATATTTTAAAACAGGCCGTTGAAGGAATTTCAGATCTTATCACAATGCCAGGAACTATCAAAAATATAGACTTCGCAGACATAAAGGCAGTTTTGGAAAATGCCGGCGCAGCTCTTATGGGTATTGGTATGGCTAGTGGCGACAAGAGAGCAGAAGAAGCAGCCAAGATGGCTATCAGCTCCCCTCTCCTTGAAGTCTCAATAAATGGAGCAAAAGGTGTGCTATTTTCTGTAGCTGGTGGAGATGATGTAACTTTGTTTGAAATTCAAGATATAGCAAAGATAATTACAGATTCTGTAGATCCAAACGCAAAAATAATTTTCGGGACAATAAATGACGACAGATTGAAGAAAAACGAAATTAAAGTCACTGTTATTGCTTCAGGTTTTTCAGATATACCAGCCAAGAAATCGCTTTTCCATGGAGTGACAAATACTAAACCGGAAGAAAAAGATGAGAAAAAAACGTCTAAAATATTCGGCGGTTCGACAAAAGAAGAAGTAAAGCCAGAGCCAGTACCAGAAAAAAAAGATATTAAAATAGATGAAGATGACGACTGGGGTGCTGTACCGGCTTTCTTGAGAAGATCTAAAATAAAATAATTCGCTCGTATCGTCACTTTTCTGTGCAGAAATTTTCCCCAGCCGGAAAATTTCCTAATCCTCGGCGGCTTGCGCTGTTGGTATACTTTTGCTCGAAGATTACTTCTCGCAAAATTACACCACATCGCACCATGCAAGCTCGCCTGCGGACACAGAAAAGTAACGATACTCGCTCAAAGACTTACAAGATTATGATTTACGATTTAGCTATCATCGGTGGTGGACCTGCTGGCGTTGCTGCCGGAGTTTATGCTGCCAGAAAAAGGATAAAAACGGTTTTTATAACCGAGAGTTTTCATAATCAAAGCGTCGTCTCTGACAATATTCAAAACTGGATAGGCACGCCTTCCATAAGCGGTGAGAATCTAGCTTCAAATCTTGAGAAACATCTCAAAGCTTATTCTGGCGATATCGTAGATATAAAAGAAAAAGAGAAAGTCGAAAGTCTTACAAAAGACGGCAAGGACTTTATAATTTCAACAAATAAAAATAAATACAGCGTCAAGACCGTATTGGTGGCCTCCGGAAGCGTCCGAAGGAAATTAAATATAAAAGGTGCGGAAGAGTTTGAAGGCAAAGGCATCACATACTGTGCCACTTGCGACGGACCTATGTTTGCCGATATGGATGTGGCAGTGATTGGCGGTGGAAATAGTGCATTTGAATCCGCTTCCCAGCTTCTCGCTTATGTCAAAAGCGTTACAATCCTTCAAAGAAGTGATTTTAGGGCAGATCCCATAACCATCAAAAAGGTTCTCTCCGACCCACGAGCCCACGCAATATCAAATGTGGATTTGATAGAAATAAAAGGCGATAAGTTTGTATCAGGAATAGTTTATAAAGAGAAAGACAGCGATGAAGCGAAAGAGCTTCCTGTACAAGGTATTTTCGTAGAAATCGGCGCAAATCCTTCTGTGGATTACATCAAACACGGTATTGTGAAGCTCGATGAAAAAGAACATGTGATAGTAGACCCAA
The genomic region above belongs to Candidatus Paceibacterota bacterium and contains:
- a CDS encoding His/Gly/Thr/Pro-type tRNA ligase C-terminal domain-containing protein, with the translated sequence MTKQKKTRRVAESKFINFTPIDKAVEAAIYYGFTPTKHPKANKEDLVRISALKESWAKSCAEMPWVFSTEFAEERAAFLREYFEQSMNILPQPVMLVYESETGKERGKNSFNLEVVGTPKSIAEALLIKTAVAILEDNGYKNLSIEINSIGDKESLNKFARELTNYYKKNINELSPHCRQNFKKDAFYVLNCDKCECTKLKEGAPTSVGCLSDESRVQFKEVFEYIETMGIPFKINNCLVPDRKYCSQTIFEIKDNESEDALAIGFRYDGLAQKIGHKKDLPGVGLKVFLKKKSTIKKVSKLNKPTAFYVQLGDDAKHKSLEVIEALRKEKIFIYHMLGRDKFGSQFALVEKSKVPYVIIMGKKESLENSVMIRENATRTQETIKISDLAKYLKKLKA
- a CDS encoding FAD-dependent oxidoreductase, whose translation is MIYDLAIIGGGPAGVAAGVYAARKRIKTVFITESFHNQSVVSDNIQNWIGTPSISGENLASNLEKHLKAYSGDIVDIKEKEKVESLTKDGKDFIISTNKNKYSVKTVLVASGSVRRKLNIKGAEEFEGKGITYCATCDGPMFADMDVAVIGGGNSAFESASQLLAYVKSVTILQRSDFRADPITIKKVLSDPRAHAISNVDLIEIKGDKFVSGIVYKEKDSDEAKELPVQGIFVEIGANPSVDYIKHGIVKLDEKEHVIVDPKTQKTSEEGIWAAGDCTDGLYKQNNIAAGDAIKALEDIYKYLKMK
- the ybeY gene encoding rRNA maturation RNase YbeY, whose translation is MKKDGNFIIINKTKGKLPSLPFLNMKNYVLGEDYSLSLVIVGKKKIRDLNKKYRGIDSSTDILSFPLEKKLGEIFICQDIAREKAPLFEREYNNFLSYLFIHGLVHLLGYDHGIKMEEVEIVNRKHFQI
- the ftsA gene encoding cell division protein FtsA, whose protein sequence is MSQRISVGIDIGTYQIKVVVAEDVKNENGITSARVIGSGYIESKGLRHGYILNTPDVARSLKIAITQAERTSKIRIKRAYVSIGGIGISGIMSKGSVMISKADSEITDLDVRNVLAVAEEELSQNSLMNKKIVHAIPVSYKIDGQVVIGRPAGMRGTKLEVKALFVTCLEQHLNDLIKAVEEAGVEVLDVMASPLAASIVSLTKVQKIAGCVLANIGSETVSIVVFENNTPISLEVFPIGSTDITNDIALGFKIPIDEAEHVKMGSVLSDSQYPRKKLEEIILARLSDIFDLVEVHLKKIGRSGLLPAGIVLTGGGASLSTIEEIAKDSLKLPSKVASINFISNIKNSQLSDSSWSVAYGLAVWGISNSSDIPTGIRLPRNTIKKMTDWFGQFLP
- the lepB gene encoding signal peptidase I, giving the protein MKKFVKETLGVVILSVIIVLPVRIFIAQPFIVSGASMDNSFAGGNYLIIDELSYRFEAPKRGDVIVFKVPEEALVLSHYALDKTVFFIKRVIGLPGETIEIDGDKVTIFNTENPKGLVLSEPYVYIDKLSPYYTVVNKKITLGADEYFVMGDNRHNSSDSRFWGTLKKENIKGRAFVRLFPFTQISLFPGEYNQY
- the ftsZ gene encoding cell division protein FtsZ — translated: MPQIKPEVETFARIKVLGVGGSGKNAVNHMISSKVKGIEFIVINTDAQDLHHSLASKKIHIGKNLTKGLGAGMNPEIGKRAAEETREEIQEAIKGADMVFVSCGKGGGTGSGATPVIAKIAKEMGILTVGVVTKPFSFEGTVRNRIAEQAIEELRKNVDALITIPNDRLLATVSRETTAKSAFGMCDDILKQAVEGISDLITMPGTIKNIDFADIKAVLENAGAALMGIGMASGDKRAEEAAKMAISSPLLEVSINGAKGVLFSVAGGDDVTLFEIQDIAKIITDSVDPNAKIIFGTINDDRLKKNEIKVTVIASGFSDIPAKKSLFHGVTNTKPEEKDEKKTSKIFGGSTKEEVKPEPVPEKKDIKIDEDDDWGAVPAFLRRSKIK